The segment GCTAGTTTTCCTTCCCCTAAAAAGCACCACACAGGAAATAACTTTATATATAGCTGTAGATTCACTGTATCCATGGGTGAAGGTGAGTTCTCTATGTTACTACTTTGAAACAGATCACCcatgtgcatttttcttttagtaaaCTACCCATTAATCAAACAACAGCTAGTAATTTTTTTACAATGAGGTTTGATATATGGAAATTTTTTGTGTTTTCAAGCATTTATGCACACTTAAAGCTTAAAAAGTGTTACGAAAGGTAAAAacgtgaatgtgtgtgtgttagttgctcagtcatgtccaactctttatgaacccatggactgtagcccactaggctcttctgtccatggaattttccaggcaagaatactggagtgggttgccatttccttctccaggggatgttcctgacccagggattgaacctgggtttcctgctttgcaggagattctttactgtctgagtcatcagggaaggcctaacacacatatacaaattttaaaagtactaagaaagataaaaatgtaaagcCTCCTTAGGAATTTtctcgaagaaggcaatggcaccccactccagtactcttgcctggaaaatcctatggatggaggagcctggtaggctgcagtccatggggtcgctgagagtcggacacgactgagagacttcacttttcactttagggATTTTCTATGGATCTCTATCTGAGAACTAGTGGAAGATGTGGtattaaaatattagaatagATGTCAGAGTATttccaaaacacaaaaaatagaaatcaaggaCTTGTAGAAAGAAACTtactacaaatgagaaaaaatttaatgaatacTAGGATTTGTTAAACATTATTTTGGAGGGAGATGTTTTCAGATGTTTTAGTAATTGGAAACAGCATGACTAGGTAAATGCATTCTAAAGTAGGCACTCTGATGGACTTGGATAATGTTCCCATGCAGAATTTGCTCTCATTAACTCAGATTCAACcttatattaatttctttaaaaaatttttaaaaagaaaaaaaaaactgttcctgGTGTACAATTAGCATGCTCTAGCATCTTTAGTTTGCATTTCACAGGACTGGGTTTTAGacaattcttctttattttcaaatttaattgcAATTAGGCTTAGTTGCAATTAGGTTTCAGTGTGTATCATacacaccccccccacacacacgcaCCATGGTGCCTTAAAGATCTTCAGGACTGGTTCAGTGGCTCACTGCGGCATATAAACTTCTTTTAAATTGTGATCTGCTACAACATCTAGTTTCCATCCATCTCTTGGTCACAGACAGCAGCTCCAGATCGATCTTGCATCTTCATCCCTCAGCCATCAGAAGAAAAGATGTGGAAGGAGAGGAAACGTCCCCTAACTTGAAGACCACCACTTGAAGAGACAGACTTTACCTCCTCCTATTTCCCTTTGGTGCAATTTGGCCAGGCGATCAAACTCGGCTGGAAGAGAGGTTAAGAAAATACCAAGGTGTCTAGATAGCCACATGTCCAACTAAAATTCAGGGCATTTATTATTGAGGAAAAATGGGAGAATGAAAATTAGGAATAACTAACAATCTCCTCCACTCTTTCAATATTTACATTTAGTCTTAGACATCTGTATGTTGTTTCATCTAGAGTCAACATTTGAATTTACCGGTTCATCTGAGGAGAATGGCAATATGAAATTgatgaaaacaaaatgtttagGGCATAAATAAAACATACTACTATTTTCATAACTGTTAGTAGCTGATACAAAGCTCTTAAGTTGTTCCAGGTAGTTTCTGTAAGATTTCAACATTGCTGGGTTCATCCCTATAACCTTGGCAAGCTGCTTTTCCATCCTGAAATAACTTCTtgactccattcttctttttcagatttataCACCTTTCAATTCTACACATCTTTCAAAACCAAATACCAGTATTTAATTCTCCATGCATTTCTGATCACTCTATTTTCAGGCACACTTCCAGTTCCTCATGGATACTAAAATaatccaaatatatatttttttgttttctgagtatATCACAATATCTAACCACAATTAGTATtatacatgataaaaaaaaagttcatgtcTTACATATAAAGTTTATTTCCCTCAGTTTTCTACTTTTCACCTACTAGGAAATCACTTTATTGATAGTTTGACATGAAATTCACTGACACTTTAACAAAATGTGTCACATCCTTCTTTACAATACAGAATCCAACAAGAGCACTGACACAGCCATGTGATGCTGTTAAACACATGAGAGCCAAAGAGGGGAAAGCAAAATTCTAATTGCTTCTTTTCCCAAGAGTTGATACTTGTGAGATATGAACCTAGTGGGAGTTCACTCTCATTTTTCCTAATTAGACTCTGAATCAATATCCAGAGTATAAAATTGCCATTCATATCAACCAATCTTTACCAAGAGCCATTACTTTCATCAGAGGTCAGGACATATCATTACCATGGAGGCTATTAGGCTATGACACCTCAACACCTAACAGCCCTGCAAGGTTAGTATTCAGAACTATCCACCAGCAtcatcagattttctttttcccttcagaGAAATTGGGGAGAAACACATAGGTCTGAAATTTCGGGGAACAAGGAGTGTGTGTCTGAATCCCAGTCCTGACTTTTATGATTTCAAATCATCTGCTGTGGCtctgtgctaagtgctaagtcacttcagttgtgtccagctctttgtaacctcatggactgtagcccgccaggctcctctgcccatggtgattctccagacaagaatactgcagtgggtggctatgcccttctccaggggaccttcctaacccagggatagaacctgcatctcttacatctacttgcattggcaggcaggttctttactactagcaccacctggaagccctctgTGGCTGCCCCCAAGTGCAATTACAAATGcagctagctttttttttttttttaatcactatctGTCCTCACTCTAATATTCACACTACATTATGAGCAAGgagaggtggttggatggcatcactgactcaaaggacatgagtttgagcaagctctggaatatggtgaaggacagggaagcctggcttgctgcagtccacggggccgcatagaatcagacacaactgagcaactgaacaacaccaaatGAGCAAGGACTACTTTATGAGCAAGGATACTTAGCTGTACCTGGCTGAATAAAATTATGACCAATACTTTCTTCTCTACTCACTTCAGTGGAGGTAGTGTGAGAATTTTGTTCATTTATGGGGAGTCTATGTTAATGTATTGCTGAGCATCTTTcaaatgattttattaaaaactcatgtttattgataCTTGCTGTATGTAAGGCACCATGCCAAACATTGTATTGAGTAAACACTGTAGTGCAGaagaaaaatcagtaaataatCCATAATAATTGATACAGGTTTATTTATGTACTAAATATaacataagaaatatatttatgggCACATAGAAAATTTTCTTATCAACTGGGTCTCCCACGGTTAAAGTCCCTAGCTAAAGGGTCTTTAAAATCAAGTACATTTTATAAGATAAAGGGAATAGAGTGAGAAGAGCTAAAGAAATTTGTTGAGTCAAAAATGAGAGCCTATTATGCTCTTTTGTGAAATAATTAAATCATGTCATACCTGTtgaagcattaaaaagaaaacttttcttgTCAGATGATGTGAATCTTGGAATGGCAAAGAATTTGTCTTGACTTTATTTGAAAACCAtggaaaatattcataatttaaGAAGTTAATATTCAGTAAAAAAATTTCAAGCTCTATATTACCATATGTGTTAATGCAGAAAGGAGCAACAAGAAGATgtgctaaagaaaagaaaacttaaaactcTGGCCatgattaaagaataaaaatgttggtCAAATAAAGCATCTTATAGAGAGAAGCTGAATAGattaacaataaaataacatTGACATTTTCTTAACAAGAGCCAGGGACAGGGCTAAGCTCCTTGTAAGaatcattttacttaattttcacataaaacagatttttgctttttcagaGTTGGAGAGCACACCTGATTATCTCAAGATCATGTGGCAAGTATGGGATTCAGGGAGGTTTCAATGCACTAATTCTAACTTAGTATCAgggattatgtgtgtgtgtttagtcactaagtcatgtccaactctttgcgacctcatagacaatagcccgccagactcctctgtccatgggattctccaggcaagaatattggagtgggttgccatttcctactttaggggatcttcccaacacagggatcaaacccaagtctcctgtgtgtcctgtaTCACAAGCAGAgtcttataaaaattataaaaccatGAAACAGTGAAACTGAGATGTTAAAGATTAAACGTCAAGCATCAAGCATTTCTTGTTATTAACAATGCCTGCTAAGTAAGTAGTTATTCAGAATGAAATCAACATTTTGATTGTAAGATCTGAATATTTTGATGGTTGGAGTGTTTtattgtgaaatgaaatatttctccaACAGTTTCAAGCAGTTATTTTTCTCCACTCTATTGATGACATATAAAACAAGCCCAATAACTCTTAAATAAAGCAATATGTTGAACTATGAGATACCTGTCAGGTGTcatatgagtttttatttttctagaaaaatatcctCAGTTATTTCATCCATTCTAATATGGAAAATTTTTTATCATAGTTCtgaaattttccaatttttttctctcaCATAAAGTATTGCATCTTGAACTGAACAGATTAATCCAACAATTGAGTTTTAACTAAGATTAtgattttccattttatagaatCTAATCATTATCTGTACAAATGTAAACTGAAAGTAAGTTGATCTTTAAACAAAAAACACATCCCAAAGTTAACCAAtactaaatttaaattaaaatttctatttgtattttgtttgtgtTCTACTAATCCACATCTCTATCATCTTTGAATTCCATAAAGAACATCTGCAAAATACaggataatattaataaaaaagaccaaaataaatgagACATAATATTTGTCCTCAAAAATGGATCTCATATTTAGGGGGAATATAAATAGTTTTCTCACCTCTTCCATCAACCTTGAAGTGCAAATTGCATGCAATAAACTTTGCACACTGATCCCCTGGTCACAGTGGTGGAATACATAACCTATACTGAGGTCATTATATTCTGACCCCCAAGATTATCAAAATTAGAATAAAGGAGGAAGGTTCCTGAGTCTGGAAAAGCTGCTGAGGTATAAGGATGATGTCTGCCACACAGTTATGTATCTGCCTCTGGGATCAAAGTCCAGGGAGAAGGAAGTTGGGACATTAAAGCTGTAGACATCAGGTGAAATGATAGTTTCCCATTCCTTCAAATATTTTGGGTTATGATTCTAGTAAGGAAAATAGCTGAAATTAATACAATTGTTTTTCATAGATTTATGAATCCTCTGTTAATTTATTAGAGAAAGCACACACTATTCTTACATATTCTgagtgaaataaaaataccatGCCATTTTACATGAATATCATTAAGACATATGTACAGATTATGGGAATAAAGAAAAAGTCTTCAGAGGTCTCAGTAGTAATGTTCACCCTGATTTTAACAATCTACAATCagtattttctcttaaaatcttATGAAGTATCTTAATTATAAATTTCATGaagaagtttgatttttttttttttctggttcaacTACGATCATTGTCTCAGAGAAGCAGGAGAGAATTAGGAGACCTCTGCATCATGAGTCTCTTTTGATGAGACATCAAATAATGACCTTCCCAAATTACTCTCCCCAGCACCCactcacatgtacacacagacactcacacacatgcacacatgggcataaaatctcattttctctttcaactTAGAACTGATTGAGAACATAATGGACCCTGGAAATCATTCCTCAGTGACTGAGTTCATCCTCGCTGGACTCACAGAACAGCCACAACTCCAgctgccccttttcctcctcttcctaggAATCTATGTGGTCACGATGGTGGGGAACCTGGGCATGATCACACTGACTGGGCTCAGTTCTCacctgcacacccccatgtactattTCCTCACCAACTTGTCCTTTATTGATCTCTGTCAGTCGACTGTCATTACCCCCAAAATGCTGGTGAGCTTCATGACAGAGAAGAATTTTATCTCCTATCCTGAATGCATGACTCAACtttatttcttcatcatttttGCTATTTCAGAAAGTCACATGCTGGCTGTGATGGCATATGACCGCTATGTTGCCATCTGCAACCCCTTGCTTTACAACATCACCATGTCTTATTACATCTGCTTCTGCCTCACAGTGGGAGTTTATATTTTGGGCATCACTGGATCCACAATCCATACAGGATTTATGTTGAGACTCTTTTTCTGCAACACCAATATTATTAACCATTATTTCTGTGATCTCTTTCCACTCCTGGAGCTATCCTGTTCCAGCATCTATGTCAATGAATTATTGGTTATATTCTTAAGTGCATTTAACATTTTGATTCCTGCCTTAGTTATTCTTTCTTCCTACATCTTCATCCTCTCCAGCATCCTCCAAATCCACTCCAAGGAGGGCAGGTCCAAAGCCTTCAGCACCTGCAGCTCTCACATCTCAGCTGTTGCTATTTTCTATGGATCTACTGCATTCATGTACCTGCAGCCATCATCAGTCAGCTCCATGGACCAAGGGAAAGTGTCCTCTGTGTTTTATACCATCATTGTGCCCATGCTAAACCCCCTGATCTATAGCCTACGGAATAGGGATGTCAAATTTGCGCTGAAAAAAATTCTAGACTGTGCAAAACATGTAGGAACAGAGCCAATATCATGATCCATATCAGTCATGTAGACTGCTGAGGAATACCAATTCTtaattatatagaatatatttaataGAGAAACCTCTGTCCTTAATTTATCCTTTTGTAATAGGTATTAGTAACTTGTTTTCCAGTTAATATATTATTTGGACTCTGAGAGGTAAATACTTTGGAGATCAGGTCAGAACTAATAAGTAATAGAGGagagtattttaaattaataaaaattctaaGATGTTGCAGCTAATGTTCCCCAGCTATGAATCCATCAGGAGACCCATTCAAATTTGTAtgtctctgttgttgttcagtcactcagtcatgtctgactctttgtaaccccaaggaccacagcacaccaagcttacctgtccttcaccaactcctggagttagttcaaactcatgtccatagagtcagcgaTACCATCCGACTGTtgaccatctcgtcctctgtcgtccccttttcctccttacttcaatctttcccagcatcagggtcttttccaatgagttggctatttgcctcatgtggccaaaatatgtctccctgagtttactcctgttttattttcatattatgttTCATTACATTAAATATTAGACCACCTTAGTATGAAGTTTAAAATTTCACCAGGTCTATAACTgtgattttgtaatattttttgtttacttttttttaaatttaaatttatttattttaattggatgggttttgtaatttttatattctagTTTAAATTTCATTGAGTggtaaaatgttttctaaactcaacattcaaaaaactaagatcttggcatctggtgcCATTGCTTCATGGCAGTTAGATGGGGaacaagtggaaacagtgacagattttatttcttgggcaccaaaatcccGCAGTGACTTTAGCCACAaaattaatagatgcttgctccttggaagaaaagctatgaccaacctagacagcagcatattaaaaagcagagacatcactttgctgacagaggtccatatagccaaactagtttttccagtggtcatgtttcaatgtgagagttggaccatcaagaaggctgagcactgaagaattgatgctttcaaattgtggtgctggagcagacttttgagagtctcttggacagcaaggagatcaaaccagtcaatcctaaaagaaatcagtcctgaatattcattggaaggactggtgctgaagctgaagctccaatactttggtctcctgttgtgaagatctgactcactggaaaagatccagatgctgggaaagattgagggtaagaggaaaagggggtggcagaggatcaAATGGTTAGATAATACTActaactcaagggacatgagtgagcaaactccaggagatagtgtaggacagggaagcctatcatgctatagtccatggggtcacaaagaaatggacaccacttagggactgaacaggtTTTTCTCTGTTAACTCAGGTGGTAAACAATTTGcctacagtgcaagagaccctggtttgattctgggtctggaagatcctctggagaagggataggctacatactacagtattcttgggcttccctggtggctcagctggtaaagaatctgcctgaaatgcgggagacctaggtttgatccctggattgggaagatcccctggagaagggaaaggctacttgctccagtattctggcctggagaatttcatggagtgtatagtccatggggtcgtgaagagtcggactttcactgagagattttcactttactttgacttagggactgaacatcAACAGACCTCATTAAGTGGTAAAAATGCCTTATAAGTAATTTTTCTAAATAATGGCTtagagaaagaaggaggaaggatGGAAAAGAggttgaaaatgaagaaagagaagaatggaGGTGTTGGGCTGCAACCCCACAGGCCTACAGGCCTGTTCTTTCCCAGCTTGAAGATCAAAGAAAGAGCTCAAAGTTAGTATTAAAGACATCAATGGTTCAATGGATTTTACACTTCTGAAGCAAGATCCTGAAGGGACACCCCACCATGTGCAGCTCATGGATGGGCAGGGCATGGTGACTGTCTTCACTCTGGGGAGAGAGGGCTGGAGTGGGGGAGATTACAGGTTATAGGGGAATTGACCTCAGATAGCCTCATTAGTTACCACAGAAACCAGCAGAGGGACACATCTCTCACTGCCCCTAGGCAAAAAGAAACAACTAATAGCTGGGGCCTGGGGCGAGGACACCAGAAGGTCAGTCATGTGAGTAAGGAGTAGGTGTGGTCAGGCAGGGGATGTACAGAGAACAAGAGAACAACCAAATTGAGTGGCTGAttgtaaggaaagaaaagaaatgagaagataaaagaaaaaaaaaaa is part of the Bos javanicus breed banteng chromosome 29, ARS-OSU_banteng_1.0, whole genome shotgun sequence genome and harbors:
- the LOC133240962 gene encoding putative olfactory receptor 8G3, whose product is MDPGNHSSVTEFILAGLTEQPQLQLPLFLLFLGIYVVTMVGNLGMITLTGLSSHLHTPMYYFLTNLSFIDLCQSTVITPKMLVSFMTEKNFISYPECMTQLYFFIIFAISESHMLAVMAYDRYVAICNPLLYNITMSYYICFCLTVGVYILGITGSTIHTGFMLRLFFCNTNIINHYFCDLFPLLELSCSSIYVNELLVIFLSAFNILIPALVILSSYIFILSSILQIHSKEGRSKAFSTCSSHISAVAIFYGSTAFMYLQPSSVSSMDQGKVSSVFYTIIVPMLNPLIYSLRNRDVKFALKKILDCAKHVGTEPIS